In the Ictidomys tridecemlineatus isolate mIctTri1 chromosome 10, mIctTri1.hap1, whole genome shotgun sequence genome, TCCCAGCCTCGCCCCGCCCTCCGGCCCCGCCCCGCCTCCGAGCCCTAGGGGCGCGCCCCACCTACCGCGGGCCCTGCCCGTCTTCCTGCCGTATCTTCTCCTCCACCGCCTGCAACGCGGCGGCCAGGCACGCGCTCGTCTCCTCCAGCTTTTGCCGCGCGCTGTCCCCGGGCGAGGCGCCGTCGGGGGCAATGGGGGCCCCGGCGGCAGCGGCGGCCGCAGCCCGCGGGGGCTTGGTGGGCACGTGCAGCGCGGGCGCACCCGGGGATGGAGGCTTGGCGGGGCTGGCGCTCAGTGAGGGTGGCGTGCTGGCCGGCTTTGCGAGGGCGGCTGGCGGCTGGCGCGCCGGCGAGGGCGCAGGCGATGGACTGGCGCTGCCCGACTGTAGCCCCGCCACGGTCTTGGAGGGTTTAGGCGCCgtgggcggcggcggcggcttgGGGGAGACGGGGGGCGGCGTGCCGTGGGCTCGCTTCACCTCTGCGGGGAGGATCACGCTGGCACCCAGGGCGAGCGCAAGCCCTGCTGCTGCGCCCCAGCTCCCACATGGTTAAGCCGAGACGCTGCCCCTCACTCCAGCCCTCCCGCGGCCCTCCGCTCTGCCACGTGCAAACCTGTTCGTATCACCGCTTCAGAACCCCCTTAACGTGTGACCTATTGCAGCCAGTTGCTTGAATGCCTAAGGCCCTTACACCTCTATCCTTCTACCTAGGAgcctcccctgcctcctgcaCCTGAGTAGTCCTCCTCTTGGAGGAGGTCAGGGTCCTCCCTGCACAGATGTACTGCTCATGGGTCTCTGTGCTTCCTTGACTGAGAGTCAAGTCCACCTTTCCTCTCCCTGGGCTGTGACAGTTGCCAGTGGTGGATGAATGAGAGAGGGCTGTGAACACTCCAATCCCACCCAGGCAGGCATCATCAAAtccaagaaaaggaaaatccCTCTGATTTGGGGTCCTACTGCCTCTACTCAccctgccctcctggctccctgtACCTACCTGGGCTGCCAGGGCCTGGCAGTGGCACCTTCTTGGAGGCAGGTGTGGGTGAGCCCTGGATCTTGGGCACAGGCTGAGCCAAGACAGGTTTAGGAGAGACAGGTGGCTTTGCCGGCTTCCGGGCATCACTATCGGGCAAGGGAAGTGGGGGCAGGTGCATCAAGTCAGTGGGTGGGGGTTCAGcaggtgggggtggtgggggcagCTCTGGGGCTCCAGCCTGCTCTGAAGCTGGTCTTCGGCGCATGGTGGCCGAGCCATTCTGGTACACGGACAGTGGTGGGGGTGGCTCAGGCCCAGCTTCCCTTTCCTTGGCCTTGGGCCTGCGCTTGACTGTGTCAGACTCTGTTAGGATGAACTTGACATTCTCCTGCTGACTCTGCTTGGCCCGGATGCGCCTCTTGAGCGTGGCACTGGCCTCCACCCTGGCCAGTGGTGGGCCCTCCACATTCGCTTCACCCTTGGCTGGACCTCGAGGCCGCTGCCGGGCTGCACCATCTTCCACAAAGTGGCCTTGATCTTCTGGCTCCCCTGGCCCTCTGCGGGCTGTGGCCAAAAGTCCAGTGACAGGCCCACTGAGTGTGCGGCGTCTGTTTACCACCTCACCATCAGGTCCAATGGCCTCTTTGTGCTTCACTGAGGCCAACACTGTGGCCACCCGGCCTGGCTCTGGACTGGCAGGCCGAGCTGTGGGGTGGCCCTCAGGTGGCCTTCTGGCAGCCCGTCCCCCACCCCCAATGGAAGACAGCTCAAGCATGGCCGCAATACTCTTCACGCTGCCGGCACTGCCCGTGTCCACACTGCCAGCCAGATCGCTGGCCCGCCGGCGCTGTGCCCGGACTCCCAGCCGGCCATCTTCTATCTCAACATCTGGAGCTGGCTCATCAGCCAGGTTGGCACTGGCCATGGCTGAGCTGGAGCGCTTGGGTGGAGGTGGTGGGGGTCCCTTCTTGCGGGGCCGCACAGCAAATGACTGGCTGCGGTTGACATTCTTGTCAGTGCCAGCAGGTGCCCTCACTGAGTGACTACGGCCTACTCGCCGCTGGACTGTGGCATAGGGTCCAGCAGCAGTGGGCACTAGCAGCTCATCTCGCTCAGGCTCACTGTCAGATGCTGCGTAACGATTCAGGCTGTGGGCACGCTTCTTGGGCCGACCTGGCTCCAAATCAGCCTCTGGGGGTAGGCACAGCGTGGGCACAGCCGCTGGCACAGGCGGGGGTGCAGGCCCTGGAGCAGCTGGCCCTACCTCCCCTTCCACAGGCTGGGGTAGCACATAAGCAAAGCCACGGTGGGTGGGTGACTGAGGCAGGGAGCGGGGTGACATGGGTCGCTCCGTTGGAGGCAGCAACTGTGGGGTGGGCTTCACCTTAGCAGTGGCTGGGGCTGGACCATGAGGTCCCCCGAGGGCCTGGGGAGAGCCTGGCTGGGCTTTGGTGGGAGTTTGAGGAGGCGTGAAGTGGCTGGCACCTGGTGGAAGGACCTGCCTTGGCTTGCCGGGAACTGGAGGCACACTTGCCCTCTTGATGCTGTGGCCATGGCGGCCAGGCCGGGCCTCCTTGGGTGGGGTTCCAGGAGCTAGTCCCTCATCCAGTAGGTACTCCTGGCTTCGTGACATGGGACTGCCAGGTCCAGGGGGCCCGTCGCCCAGCAGCTCCTGAGAGCTGCTCATGTGCCGAGCCCGTCCACCCAAGCTGGGCTCCTGCTGCATGGTAGCTCTTGGGGTGGGCGGCAGGTGGTTGGAGGGCTTCTCAGCAGCAGCGGCACCCACCTCTGTTGGGCCAGTCATGGCTGCCTGCAGCTCACCACTGAGCTCACTGTCTTGAAAAGTGGTCATCTTAGGAGACTGGCAGTCAGCTGGGGCAGGCTCAGGTGGGGGCGGTGACTCAATGGCCATCGTTTCAAGCGACTGGGGTGCCTTCCGGCGCAAGGGACCTCCCTCATACTTGGCgtattctgctttctgcagctCTGCCAGCTTCCTCACTGCCAGCATCAACTTCTTCTGGTGTCCTGAGAGGGGAACACGGAGCAGGTCAAGCAGCCCCAGAGGAAgagagggcaggggctggggacagagccttACCGAGCTTGGTGATGCCAATCTCCTGCAGGTCCTCCCAGGTGATGTCAGTGATGAAGTCAATGTTCTCATAGCCGTTGTCCACCAGCACCTTGTAGTACTGGGCCAGGCCAATCATGGACAGCCACACAGCCAGGTTAGCCTACAGAGCAGGGGACACAGAGGGGCAGCCCAAGCCAGCTGCCCACACCTTGCCCAACTACTTGGAACAATTGGAAGAAGGAGCACTAGGCCAGCAGGGCACAGACAGACAGGAGGACAAATGGACAGGCCCAAGATGTCAGTATCGGAGACAATATAGGTGCAGATGCCCCAGGCCAGCTCCTTAGCACAGCCACCAGGCACTGTTGTGCACACACGAGTTAACATACGCAAATGGACACAGAGGGACCTATCCTCAGGACACTCTCCTTAGGTTTTAGGGGGAAGAAAACACTTCCTTGCCTGGTCAGGTGGCCAGGGGcacagtgccctgaggaagcaCCCATACACCgtggacacagacacacagtgCTACCAGGATACAAGTACACCCTGCACACAGCACTCCCAGCCACACGCAGGCATCGCACCCCCTCCTGCCTCATGCTCACACTCCTGCCGTCTCCCTACCCACATCAGATTCGTGGTCACACATGTgccacatacacaccacacagtCATATCACATGTGTGTGCAAATATCCACAAAAGTCTTCACCAAGAACTGCCTGTTTCCTGAGCTTCCAGCTGGATGTCACTCATGCACCAACACAGCACCCTCAGTCACACTGGTGACAGAGTGAGGCGAGGCCCATGGGACCTACACATGCTCCTGAGAGGACCCCTGAGCTGCTGACTGAGTGGATAAGccaggaggtggggtggggatgaaTGCAGACCCACTTGTCACAGACCCAGGGCCCTGCAAGGGTTTGGGTGGCCACTGGCACTTCTCCCACTGATGACTGGAGGCCTGCAGCTCAGTGTATAGCCCAAAGAAACAGCATCAGATTGGGTGGCCGGGCCCACTTTCAGCAAGCCCAGAAACTGTCACTTGATATGGGCACATCCCTGTTAGCAACAGCATAGGCCATGGTCTGTGCAGGTACCATGAGAAGGTTAGTTAGCTGTTGTCACAGGCCAGCACACATGGTGGAGCCTGTGTACGAGCATGCAGTTGTCAGTGTCTTTTGGAGCACATGCCAGGGTGTAGCTGGCATATCCCGACATGGGCCCTCTGTAGCCTGCATGGATGCTCAATGGGCAGAGCTGAGCAGGTGCTGCCTGTGTATGGAGGGACACGCTACTGTTTTGAGGCTCCCCTCACCCTGAAAGGCCCCAGCCTAGGGGGCTGGTCCCAATGCCCTCATGGACAGAAGCTCTCCAGGCAACTCTCTGCTGGTGGGCCATCCACTGTCCACTTCCTAGAGCCCCAGAGGACAGGTAagggctggaggcagggaggctggctGTCTATCTGTCTGCCAGTCCTGGCTCGACCACCAGGCTGTGGGGAGCCTTACAGGTTTGTGTTCAGGCAGCCAGTCAGGGATGCTCAGGCCGCTGATCTCTGCTGTGATCTTCTTCCGGTGGCCTGGCTTAGTGACACCAATGGCCGTGAGGTCCTAGGCACAGAAGAGGCCTGTTGGCAGGAGGCAGGGACCTGTCTTTGAAAAGGGGTGAGGTGGTCGGGTGGCTGCAACTACTCACCTCAGGAGTCATGCGGCTGATGGTGGGCAGGTCGTAGCCAGCGCTGGTGAAGTTGGGGGCGTAGAGCTGGAGCTGAAATGTGGCGAGCCACTGGCTGACTGCCTCGGCACTCTGGAAGACACAAGGCACCGGCTACAGCCCGCCCACGCCGGACCTGCTCCCCAGCCACCACAGCACCTCCTTCTTTGCTTGGCTGGCGGGCCACAGAGCGCTGATCTGCCATCCATGGTCCATCTGCAGCCAGGCCTGGGTGAGCCTGGCACCGGCGCTCCAGCTGCCGTCAGCACTCGACCTGCCATCCTTGACCCCGAGCATCCTCAGCCCTCCAGCCTTCTTCTGTGAGCTCCGCCAGGAGGGTGCATCCAGCTGCTGTTCATGTCACAGCCTCCCTATACTTCCCCCCATTCCTGCACCAAGGACACCCATACCATCTTGGGGAGGCAGGTAGTGTGGCCCCATGTGAGGGGGCTCTAGGGGACAGTGGCCTCAGTTTGGGCTGCTCGGTGCTCCACAGGCAGGGGTGCCTCGCCTCCTCTGCTGTGCAGGACTCAGCCATCAGTTCACACCTCCCAGCACACAGGCACATACATACACAACCCGCTGCACCCACACACACTCGTGTCTCACACCCATCCTCTTCCATCTGTGCAACCACACACATGCATATCTGTCTCATGGCTGCACCATTCCACACACACCCCTATGTACCTCCACAAGTGTGCACATGCTAGCTCACAGCCTACACAAGTGGACAACACCTATACACTCGTGTGTGCACATGTGACGCACACACAGACTAACAGACAGATAGAAGGACAGTCTGGCCTGTCGAAGCCCCTTGCCCCTGCTGTGGCCAGACCAGACAGGCTACGTGGGGGTTATTTAAACTGTCAGCCCCCACCCTCATGAGACCAGCCATGGGAGCCAGCTCAGGCCCTGTACCTTGCCCTCTGAGGAAGGCTCCAGCTTCTTGGGCAGCTGCTCTCCGTAGACTTGCCCAGTGTGGGCTGCTGGAGGTTGGGACCGGGCAGTACCTGGTAAAGACAGGGGATAGCAAGGCAGGGGCTGCTCAGGGTCACCTTCCTGGCAAGCCAGTGCAGCTAGGTCCTTGTTCTTACCTGTAGAGCCCTCTGGAGGCTTGATGGGACTGTCCCCTGGGCTGGTCTCAGAGACAGGCTTCTGGGAAAGCACCGTTGCCAGGAGCTACGACCGAGAAGCCAGCTCATCAGTGCTGCTCCAGGCCAGGCCACCATGGCTGCCCTGGCCCCAGCCACCACCCCGACTGACCTTGACCCCTTCAGAGCCTGCATGCAGGGCATGAGCTCCACTGCTTCGGCTACCAGCCACACTGCTCAAGTTGCCACTGCGGTCACCACCTGCCATCACAGGGAGCATAAGGTGCCCAGCAGAAgtgccaccaccccagccctccaaagGACCCAGCACACCTGCAGAAGGCTTCCTTAGCACCCAGATCTCCTCTGGGGGTGCAGAGGGCCCTGACGAGCCACCTCCCTGGGGTGGGCTTGGCTCACTGCCTGCTCGGGAACCTGTAGGACAAGCACAGCTTCCCTGAGCTCCGGGTACACCCAGGTGGGCCCTGACACAGAGTGGGGCAGAGCAGAGGtggcacacacatgcatgcacatacacacagctGAAAGACCCTCAGGAGACCCCAGATATTTCAGACCAAGAGAAAGTGGTCAAGGGAACCCAGAACCAGGTGTCCTGTGGTCCTGCAAGCAAAGGGGCTGAGGACTATTGGAGGATATGACCTTCTCTGAGCTGGGGCACAGGAAACAAGCTGCTCAGGAGCCCGAGGCCAGGGCTACCATCCAGGAACTAGATGACT is a window encoding:
- the Caskin1 gene encoding caskin-1 isoform X4, with translation MREVPGGDLAPKGSCCPFRALEELLGSTKKINVNFQDPDGFSALHHAALNGNTELITLLLEAQAAVDIKDNKGMRPLHYAAWQGRKEPMKLVLKAGSAVNIPSDEGHIPLHLAAQHGHYDVSEMLLQHQSNPCMVDNSGKTPLDLACEFGRVGVVQLLLSSNMCAALLEPRPGDTTDPNGTSPLHLAAKNGHIDIIRLLLQAGIDINRQTKSGTALHEAALCGKTEVVRLLLDSGINAQVRNTYSQTALDIVHQFTTSQASKEIKQLLREASAALQVRATKDYCNNYDLTSLNVKAGDIITVLEQHPDGRWKGCIHDNRTGNDRVGYFPSSLGEAIIKRAGSRAGSEPSPPQGGGSSGPSAPPEEIWVLRKPSAGVLGPLEGWGGGTSAGHLMLPVMAGGDRSGNLSSVAGSRSSGAHALHAGSEGVKLLATVLSQKPVSETSPGDSPIKPPEGSTGTARSQPPAAHTGQVYGEQLPKKLEPSSEGKSAEAVSQWLATFQLQLYAPNFTSAGYDLPTISRMTPEDLTAIGVTKPGHRKKITAEISGLSIPDWLPEHKPANLAVWLSMIGLAQYYKVLVDNGYENIDFITDITWEDLQEIGITKLGHQKKLMLAVRKLAELQKAEYAKYEGGPLRRKAPQSLETMAIESPPPPEPAPADCQSPKMTTFQDSELSGELQAAMTGPTEVGAAAAEKPSNHLPPTPRATMQQEPSLGGRARHMSSSQELLGDGPPGPGSPMSRSQEYLLDEGLAPGTPPKEARPGRHGHSIKRASVPPVPGKPRQVLPPGASHFTPPQTPTKAQPGSPQALGGPHGPAPATAKVKPTPQLLPPTERPMSPRSLPQSPTHRGFAYVLPQPVEGEVGPAAPGPAPPPVPAAVPTLCLPPEADLEPGRPKKRAHSLNRYAASDSEPERDELLVPTAAGPYATVQRRVGRSHSVRAPAGTDKNVNRSQSFAVRPRKKGPPPPPPKRSSSAMASANLADEPAPDVEIEDGRLGVRAQRRRASDLAGSVDTGSAGSVKSIAAMLELSSIGGGGRAARRPPEGHPTARPASPEPGRVATVLASVKHKEAIGPDGEVVNRRRTLSGPVTGLLATARRGPGEPEDQGHFVEDGAARQRPRGPAKGEANVEGPPLARVEASATLKRRIRAKQSQQENVKFILTESDTVKRRPKAKEREAGPEPPPPLSVYQNGSATMRRRPASEQAGAPELPPPPPPAEPPPTDLMHLPPLPLPDSDARKPAKPPVSPKPVLAQPVPKIQGSPTPASKKVPLPGPGSPEVKRAHGTPPPVSPKPPPPPTAPKPSKTVAGLQSGSASPSPAPSPARQPPAALAKPASTPPSLSASPAKPPSPGAPALHVPTKPPRAAAAAAAGAPIAPDGASPGDSARQKLEETSACLAAALQAVEEKIRQEDGQGPRPSAVAEKSTGSILDDIGSMFDDLADQLDAMLE